The window TCAGCAATGAAGTATTCCCGCTGCTGTGAAACTCTTTAAGCTCCCGGCCATACTGAAAAAACCGATAAATTTTGGATGTATTAAGAGCGCCGTCTTTAATCCATTGCACAAGCTGTTTTCCTTGTTTTAAAGCGTCAGCATATTCATCCCAGCTTAAGGATGTTGCAAAAGCAGTTATCGAGTCTTTGCCGGTTTCATTTTTGGAAATATCAAGATTGTTGCTTGCCAGTTGTTGACCATGAAGCACCGGAGTTTTTGGATTAACAACTGTAACACCGGCAGAGAGCCCCCATGATTTATTATAACAAGTATAGCGGGCAAACTCTGAGCGAAGTTCTAAGGCAATATCAAACACTTGATTCCATGGTCCGATTAAAAACAGGTCATCCCCTCCGGAAAACACTGTATAGACAGCATTATATTTTTCCTTAAGAAGATTATAAATATAGCCGGAGAAGAAATATTCCATCTGTCTGCTAAGCGTTGCTAATCGCGAAATTGAAGCTCTATTTTTCTTCGCTGTGCCTTCAGTCACAAATCCCTTCTGGAAAATATAACCAAGGTTGTCAACATCAGCTTTTAAATAGCCAAGCATTTTTTTGCCTGCAGATTGTTTAGCGATCCAATCAAATTCTTGAACATTGTTATTTTCATTTCTAGGAACCCAGTTATTTTTAAGAATAGTGAAGTACGGCATATCATATTTATTTTGTACTTCTCCCCGAAACTCAATTATTAAATCTGAAGCTCGTTCTGATTCAGTAGTTTGCTTTAGCAGTTCTTTTGAAGGGAGTGCCAGATAATTTGATTTTACCAACTTTCTGCCAGTTTCTCTATCTGCAGAACATCTTGCACATAAACCCTCATTCTCTCCTGAAGTATGCTTTATCGCATTTGAATGACATGATTTACACAGTTCTTCATATTTATCTGAATAGCCCGGTCTGAGCCATTTATCTTCGAGCCATTTGTTATTCTTCTGAAGCGATTTCAGCCCCTTAAAGCTAGCTTCATTTAGCTTCTCATTGATTTTCAAAAGCGCTGTTGGGAAATCTTCAATATCATCTTTAGATATCTTCTCCCAGGACATATTGAATCTCAATTCGCCGTTTCTTTCCTCAAGTATCCAGTCATGCAATTTGTTTTGCTGATTATTAAGAACTTCTAATGTAATATCCGTATTGGGTAATAGTAGGTAGAATTTACCGCCCGAATACATAATCAATTGCGACATGGGCAATTTAAGTTCATTTAAAATACCGAAAGCTGTCGAATCTGAAAAAGTTCCAACATCAAATGAACGGCCCCTCAAAGCTTTGGCGATTCCACCGGAGCCAGACTTAAGATTGAAGATATATTTTTGAATTCCACCAAAATCACCCGCCGCTAAAATAAATGGTTTTTCTTTATCATTAGAAAGATACAAACATCCAGCAATAGCAGATGTTGTTTTCAGATGATCATAAAGCGAGACATCAGGCACATCAACATTTGTAGCTGATGGCACCGCCCATAGATATTTTTCAAGAATTGATAGCAATGTATTAATGAATTGTATTTCATCTGATATTTTTACATTCTTCATAGTATCAAGAAGGTTAATCCAGATTGAATTATAGTTATTAATTTGATTGTCTGGATTATCAAGGAGAGTTGGGAATATGGAATTAGTTGAATATTTATTTAAGTTATATTTGTATTGATTTGATTTTTGGCAATTAGGTTGAATTGCAATATAATTAGAAACTGGGGATTGTAATGTCTTCCTGAAATCAGTTCGCTCTCCAGAGGAATCCATAGACTCGCGGTCCATAGCTGAAGAAAGATAATCAGCTTCAGTTATTATCTTTTGATTATCATCAGAAGGTTTATGATGATATGATGCTAAATTAGCTAACTCTGATGTATTAATTTTGTCAGGAAAGTACATTTTAACTGCTTCAATAAATTCATTAGTGTATAAAGCATGCTTACGTGTTAAATATCCTCTTTTGCTGGAGGGACACAAATACTCAGCAAGCCCTAATGAATCATTTGAAAGTCCTGCATCACTAGAGAAAGCTCTTTGTCCTACTTTTCCAATATCATGTAATAAACTGGCTAAAGAAATAACGCTTAATTTATTTTTCATATACTAATCCTCTTGAAAACATTGAAGTTAAACAATATTTAAAATTATCCCCAAATCGCTTACCCTTGTTGCAGATTCCCATTATGCTTGCCCTTTTATTATACAGCTTTAAATAAAACTATTCCAAAACGAAATGGCAACATAATAATTCTTTTAATGAATATATAAAACTCTACTGACAGAACCTGTCAGTAAAAATAAAATAAATCATAAAAAAAGTCCCCACCAAATAAATGGCAGTGGCGGGGTGTTGGGATTACCACTTACATAGCCTATCCAACATCATTTTCATCGCGACCCCCGAAAGAACTACGGTGATCATAATTTTTATGAATAATGCGGGATAGCTGGGATTTAGTATATAAAAGGAATAGATTTTCACTTCAAGTTAATATTGCCAGACACCCCGTAGGGGGACGATGACCAAAGCCAGATTATTTTATATGAAATAGCGGCTATTACATTTTATATATATAAATGCGTAACTTGCTAATAAAAATTATAGAACTTCACTGCAAATTACTTTAACTATTAGGGGTTCAGTTACATCACTCTTATCACGTAGGTCTTGCAGATTATGACGTTGATATATGTCCTGCAATCTTCTTATTAATGCAGTGCCAACTAAACTATTTCTTTTAATTTTATTTAGCTCATCTTTTACAGCTTTTCTATCGATATTGCGGAAAATCTTGTCATAAAGATTTATTTCGGATTTAAGGTCATCGTTATTGCTGTTTTTAAAAAGCAGATGTAATTCTCTAACTACATAATGCTGGGCTTTGGTTAGATGTGCTGAATGACGTTGTTCTACAATACGGCTATATGCTTCATCTTTAAATATTTTCTTAATCCTCTCAATGCTTGTGTTTATATTTTTGGGTAAAGGTAAACCAATCGTATCTTGAGCAGCTTTAATTTTACCTAAAACCAAAGATATATCTTGTGATACTATTTCCCCTTTTTTATCTATAAGATATAATTGGTTGTACTTGTTTTTCTTGCCTGCCTGACAAAAAACATAAAGATTGTCAATTGATGAAGATTGAGCAGCTCTTATACCATCCCTAAGTTTGCTAATCCTATCGAATTCTTTAAGATTATCTGCTTTCAGCTTTCTTAATAATTCTTCAGCCTCATTCAAATCCATATAATCCGAGTCATCTTCAAACGCATCCAACTTATCAGATTCGCCTTTGTAAATTGCATACATAGCTTCTGGGTTTAGTTGTTCGGTGTTATCCAATATCTCAGCATCTTCACCAATAGTATCATGTATTTCCTGGATTCTATTATGCACTATTTCATGAAGATTCAAGTTTTTATCCAGTTCAGTTTCCGGTAAAAAATTGTAACCATAAATCTGATCATGCTCTGAACCTATGCGGTCAATTCTACCGAAACGCTGTATCAATTTTACTGGGTTCCAATGTAAATCGTAATTAATGAGATTATCGCAATCCTGAAGATTAAGCCCTTCTGATAAAACATCAGTAGAAACCATTATTCTTATTTCAACATCATTTTTCCGCAATGTGTAGTTATTTGCTTTAGGGGAAAATAATTTTACTAAACGGTCTTTGTTCTCTCGACCACTTGATGCATTTTGAATTTCAGGTTTTTTATCTTCATTTATATTATCATATAGATATTTTACGGTTTCTGCAGATTCCGAAAATATCAACGCTTTTCGGTTTTTCAAGGTCTTATTATTTAATAATTTCATTAAGGTCTGGAGTTTATCATCACGTTCGGGGGGTATTACTGTTTCGTTAACCATGTCTTTTATGTCTTGCAGTATATAAAGGTCATGTTCTATATGAGATTTTAGCCTTTCAATATCGAAATCATCAATATTGTAGTTTTTTGATTGTACCGCTTCTTGCAATGCATCTAATAACTCAGGTTCGGAATATAAATCAGCCGTATAAAGGATATTCTGGGCATCTTCACCGGCTGGCACAATTCCATTTTCGAGGCTTGTTAGAAATGCTTGATGGATATTAAGCATCCTTTCAATAGTCATCCTGAAAGCATAGACGCTGCTTTCAAAGCGTTTGAATAACATTACCCGCATCAAGCCCCTTAAGTTAATGCCGGCTCTATGCAAATCTTTATATGGTTTGACTTTTTGCCTGTCCTTCTGAACATAATGCCATAAAGCGAAACGGGCATAAGTTAGCTGACCGATTATGGGCTTGCCTTTATAATTAAACTTAGCTTTGCCAAAACAATGACGGATTTTGGCATATAATCCGCTATAAGTATTCTCTATACTATAGCTAACAGTTCCGATATTCCGTTTTGGGAAATATCTGTGTTTTCCGCCCACAAGGATATAAGCCCGCTTTTTACCTTTGATATAATCATCAAAGTTATAAGGGTCAACTTCGGAATGGGTTTTTGAATCATAACCGTAGAACCTTAGAATATAATTTCTTGTTCGTCTTACAAGTATATGTTGTAGTAAAGCTCGAAATAGTGAAATTGCAATTTCAGGGTTATCATCATTGCTATCAATTCTTTTAAAATATTCCCTTAGGTTAGGCGGATTTATAGGAATATTTGTAATATCATTCGGATGAAACAGTTTAATCTGATTAAATACATCGCGCGCCGATTTATTACGGGGAGTTGCTGTCATCAATAATGCTTTTTTCTGGCCGGTATGCAGAAAATCCTGAAGGATTTTATATCGCTGAGGCGAACTGTGCCGGAAATTATGACTTTCATCTATCAATACGAAATCTCGGTTTTTATATCGTTCATCCGTAAGAAGAAAATTCCAATTATCTTCATCACCTTCTTTAAGCATAGACATGGGTAAAATTACTGCATTAAGATTGTAATTGTCGTCATAACTCTGCCACATCTTTTCCAGCGTTTTGGGGCATATAATAAGTGGTTCTACTCCTTCTGATTTTCTGAATTGTCTTATTACTGCTGCTCCTATATAGCTTTTGCCTACACCTACAACATCTGCAGCAAACGCTCCCCCATATTTTTTTATTATGCCAACAAGGCTACGAACTGCTTCTTTCTGGAAATCAGCTAAATCTTTTATTATTTTGCTATCAAATAAAATTTCACTACTATCCTCACCCTCAAGACGATCCTTAACCAGAGTATAGAGCGTTTTCATGTAAATATCATAAGGTGTGGCTTCATATTCTGCCCAGGAGCTTTGAATTTCTGTTAATATATCATCGCTGAGTTCTTCTGCTTCACCCCAGAGGATATTAAACCAGTCTGTCAAAGCATCATGGTTTTCGCCGTTATCGTGGACATATACATTGAGTTCGGTATTGTTGGTGAAACCGGCTAATGATATATTGCTCGAACCGACAATCGCAATGCCCTTCGAGTTGGGCTGAGGGTTTTTGAAATCGAGGATATACGCCTTCGCGTGAAGCCTGCTTTTGGTATAGACTTTAATCTTCAGACGCTGGGTCTTTATCATTTCGCCAAGCAGTTTGATTAGCGATTCGTTTGTATCTGTCTGGTCGGTTTCCGATACGGAGCTGCGGAAGTCATCAAGGGCATCTCTGACAATTCCCTTTTTCCGTTCAATCTTGCCCAGCACTGTGTCCGAATGATACCGCTGTTTGTCAATCTCTTTGGCAATGCCGTCATCGCTTCTGTATTTTTGAGCTATTTCCTCAATGGTTTTATGCGTGCGGGCATTGCCGATTAGCAGACGGAGTTCTTTGATCTTGTAGCTGCCATCGTTATCGACTGCCCTCAGCTTATCCTGAATAGCGGCCAGACCGGATAAGTACACATAACCGACTGCGAACTTGGCTTTGTCGGCAAAATCGAGCTGTTTGTTAAGCTCTTGGGCAAGCTTGGTATTGCGGTTGTCTATTATTTGGTGCGGCATAATTTACTCTATTAAGTCTGGGTGATTTGTTTTTAGCCAGTTTTTTAAATCAAATCTCAATGTTCTCATTTTGAGAACCATTGTGCTCAATTTGAGAACGACTGTCAAGGGGTTTGGTTCGATTGCCCGCTCTGAGTTAAGTACGCTGGCCAGCATTATGGCGCCATGTTCGTTGAATACATAGGGCAAATACCGCCGACCGCCCCGTCCACTTTTTGAGGTCTCAAATTGCGACCTCAAAGATGCCGTCTCTTCGGCAGTGAGTTTAAACATGAAATCAGAGGGAAAACGCTGAAGATTACGTTTTACCTGTTCATTCAGACGTTTGGTAGGAACGCCGTAAAGTTCTGCCAGATCACTGTCGAGCATTACCCGATGCCCCCGAATATTGTAAATCCGCCGACCGATTTCGCTGATTGTAAGTTTGGTGGGTTTTGCGGTCATGGGTTGCCTTTATTAAATGCTTTTAGCCTTATCAAGTCTGTCTTTTACTAACTCACAGACTGCCCAGTAAACCTCGTTCCGCTCCGCTTGAGTTAAGCCAAGTATGTCAAAGACAATATCATCCAAAGCCTTGCGATCGGGGAGGGGGTTGGGGGTTTGGGAACGGATGGGATGATTTGGACTAATCCCAGCTTCTTCAAAGATATTTCTATTGCCCCTATTATCCAATTTTATAATGAGCGACTTTATTTCACTCTTTCTAAATAGCTCAGGCTTTAATACAGTAATATCTTTAAGTTCTTCTACTGTAATAAATAATCCTCCTCCGCCAACTAATGCATAACCTTTTATTTCTATTAATAGAAGATTCATAT of the Candidatus Zixiibacteriota bacterium genome contains:
- the cas10 gene encoding type III-A CRISPR-associated protein Cas10/Csm1 — its product is MKNKLSVISLASLLHDIGKVGQRAFSSDAGLSNDSLGLAEYLCPSSKRGYLTRKHALYTNEFIEAVKMYFPDKINTSELANLASYHHKPSDDNQKIITEADYLSSAMDRESMDSSGERTDFRKTLQSPVSNYIAIQPNCQKSNQYKYNLNKYSTNSIFPTLLDNPDNQINNYNSIWINLLDTMKNVKISDEIQFINTLLSILEKYLWAVPSATNVDVPDVSLYDHLKTTSAIAGCLYLSNDKEKPFILAAGDFGGIQKYIFNLKSGSGGIAKALRGRSFDVGTFSDSTAFGILNELKLPMSQLIMYSGGKFYLLLPNTDITLEVLNNQQNKLHDWILEERNGELRFNMSWEKISKDDIEDFPTALLKINEKLNEASFKGLKSLQKNNKWLEDKWLRPGYSDKYEELCKSCHSNAIKHTSGENEGLCARCSADRETGRKLVKSNYLALPSKELLKQTTESERASDLIIEFRGEVQNKYDMPYFTILKNNWVPRNENNNVQEFDWIAKQSAGKKMLGYLKADVDNLGYIFQKGFVTEGTAKKNRASISRLATLSRQMEYFFSGYIYNLLKEKYNAVYTVFSGGDDLFLIGPWNQVFDIALELRSEFARYTCYNKSWGLSAGVTVVNPKTPVLHGQQLASNNLDISKNETGKDSITAFATSLSWDEYADALKQGKQLVQWIKDGALNTSKIYRFFQYGRELKEFHSSGNTSLLRVIPQMIYDLTRNWGNRTDSQKEAKKWAQAFTNPENKDSRTLPFICEYALTKTK
- a CDS encoding ORF6N domain-containing protein codes for the protein MTAKPTKLTISEIGRRIYNIRGHRVMLDSDLAELYGVPTKRLNEQVKRNLQRFPSDFMFKLTAEETASLRSQFETSKSGRGGRRYLPYVFNEHGAIMLASVLNSERAIEPNPLTVVLKLSTMVLKMRTLRFDLKNWLKTNHPDLIE
- a CDS encoding helicase, encoding MPHQIIDNRNTKLAQELNKQLDFADKAKFAVGYVYLSGLAAIQDKLRAVDNDGSYKIKELRLLIGNARTHKTIEEIAQKYRSDDGIAKEIDKQRYHSDTVLGKIERKKGIVRDALDDFRSSVSETDQTDTNESLIKLLGEMIKTQRLKIKVYTKSRLHAKAYILDFKNPQPNSKGIAIVGSSNISLAGFTNNTELNVYVHDNGENHDALTDWFNILWGEAEELSDDILTEIQSSWAEYEATPYDIYMKTLYTLVKDRLEGEDSSEILFDSKIIKDLADFQKEAVRSLVGIIKKYGGAFAADVVGVGKSYIGAAVIRQFRKSEGVEPLIICPKTLEKMWQSYDDNYNLNAVILPMSMLKEGDEDNWNFLLTDERYKNRDFVLIDESHNFRHSSPQRYKILQDFLHTGQKKALLMTATPRNKSARDVFNQIKLFHPNDITNIPINPPNLREYFKRIDSNDDNPEIAISLFRALLQHILVRRTRNYILRFYGYDSKTHSEVDPYNFDDYIKGKKRAYILVGGKHRYFPKRNIGTVSYSIENTYSGLYAKIRHCFGKAKFNYKGKPIIGQLTYARFALWHYVQKDRQKVKPYKDLHRAGINLRGLMRVMLFKRFESSVYAFRMTIERMLNIHQAFLTSLENGIVPAGEDAQNILYTADLYSEPELLDALQEAVQSKNYNIDDFDIERLKSHIEHDLYILQDIKDMVNETVIPPERDDKLQTLMKLLNNKTLKNRKALIFSESAETVKYLYDNINEDKKPEIQNASSGRENKDRLVKLFSPKANNYTLRKNDVEIRIMVSTDVLSEGLNLQDCDNLINYDLHWNPVKLIQRFGRIDRIGSEHDQIYGYNFLPETELDKNLNLHEIVHNRIQEIHDTIGEDAEILDNTEQLNPEAMYAIYKGESDKLDAFEDDSDYMDLNEAEELLRKLKADNLKEFDRISKLRDGIRAAQSSSIDNLYVFCQAGKKNKYNQLYLIDKKGEIVSQDISLVLGKIKAAQDTIGLPLPKNINTSIERIKKIFKDEAYSRIVEQRHSAHLTKAQHYVVRELHLLFKNSNNDDLKSEINLYDKIFRNIDRKAVKDELNKIKRNSLVGTALIRRLQDIYQRHNLQDLRDKSDVTEPLIVKVICSEVL